The Nocardioides salarius genome includes a region encoding these proteins:
- a CDS encoding type IV secretory system conjugative DNA transfer family protein translates to MKLRFNPWDVGWRIGDAHEPRGGELWVPWDRTAGVIGPQGSGKTLDLLTPALLSAPGAALVTLTKVEDLLLSLTERSRDDRPCVVLDPFGLAEGVVDELIWDPIAGCVDPKVAERRAKAFTAGTVKGAITGGTGDDAARFYAAESAKVLQGYFHAAALTGKTLEDVLQWVANPTAASQPMEILRRHPHAEPFWHGLLHGALNGDDRTAGNTITTVQQAVSLFFQADIRRRCVPSHGHPATDLADVIRRRGTIYLLGREDPYASASPLMTAVAEHVLDTGLLLANSSPWGGRLCPPLVSVLDELPSTAPLPTLRTRMANERALGLSFIWAAQTRPQLTSIFGEHEARALLGLTNTLVMFGGSKDVAFNQEISDLLGTVRIGRVTHSTGGFNGSGRNFSGDDIPIMRPEEVRQLPERRALVIAENGKPIIAKLHRCVEGKAGERLVADQRALRARLTNDRRMVITPEARATAALVEARRLGFVDDETEPTRSEQ, encoded by the coding sequence ATGAAGCTGAGGTTCAACCCGTGGGACGTGGGCTGGCGCATCGGGGACGCGCACGAGCCGCGTGGCGGCGAGCTTTGGGTGCCGTGGGACCGCACCGCCGGGGTGATCGGCCCGCAGGGCTCCGGCAAGACCCTCGACCTGCTCACCCCGGCGCTGCTCAGTGCCCCGGGCGCTGCCCTGGTCACCCTGACGAAGGTCGAGGACCTGCTGCTCAGCCTCACCGAACGCTCCCGCGACGACCGGCCGTGCGTGGTCCTCGACCCGTTCGGGCTGGCCGAGGGCGTCGTCGACGAGCTGATCTGGGACCCGATCGCCGGCTGCGTGGACCCCAAGGTCGCCGAGCGGCGAGCCAAGGCCTTCACCGCCGGCACCGTCAAGGGTGCGATCACCGGCGGCACCGGGGACGATGCCGCCCGGTTCTACGCCGCGGAATCGGCGAAGGTGCTGCAGGGTTACTTCCACGCCGCGGCCCTGACCGGGAAGACCCTCGAGGACGTCCTGCAGTGGGTCGCGAACCCGACCGCGGCCAGCCAGCCGATGGAGATCCTGCGCCGGCACCCGCACGCCGAGCCGTTCTGGCACGGCCTGCTGCACGGGGCGCTCAACGGCGACGACCGCACCGCCGGCAACACGATCACCACGGTGCAGCAGGCGGTGTCCCTGTTCTTCCAGGCCGACATCCGCCGCCGCTGCGTCCCCAGCCACGGGCACCCGGCCACCGACCTGGCCGACGTGATCCGTCGACGCGGCACCATCTACCTCCTGGGCCGCGAAGACCCCTACGCCTCGGCCAGCCCGCTGATGACTGCGGTTGCCGAGCACGTCTTGGACACCGGGCTGCTGCTGGCCAACAGCTCACCGTGGGGCGGCCGGCTGTGCCCGCCGCTGGTCTCGGTTCTCGACGAGCTGCCCTCGACCGCACCGCTGCCGACCCTGCGCACCCGGATGGCCAACGAGCGCGCCTTGGGCCTGTCGTTCATCTGGGCCGCCCAGACCCGTCCCCAGCTGACCAGCATCTTCGGCGAGCACGAGGCCCGGGCGCTGCTCGGGCTCACCAACACGCTGGTGATGTTCGGCGGGTCCAAGGACGTCGCGTTCAACCAGGAGATCTCCGACCTGCTCGGAACCGTCCGCATCGGCCGCGTCACCCACTCCACCGGCGGGTTCAACGGCAGCGGCCGCAACTTCTCCGGCGACGACATCCCCATCATGCGGCCCGAGGAGGTCCGCCAGCTCCCCGAGCGGCGGGCCCTGGTGATCGCCGAGAACGGCAAGCCGATCATCGCCAAGCTGCACCGCTGCGTGGAGGGCAAGGCCGGCGAGCGGCTGGTGGCCGACCAGAGGGCGCTGCGCGCGCGGCTCACCAACGACCGCCGCATGGTCATCACCCCCGAGGCCCGGGCGACCGCCGCCCTCGTCGAGGCGCGCCGCCTCGGCTTCGTCGACGACGAGACCGAACCGACAAGGAGTGAGCAGTGA
- a CDS encoding helix-turn-helix domain-containing protein — MSEDGPGLFELPTGRSGRFEPARLTQARARLGVSKADLASSVGVSAAAIGQYEAGVNSPRAEVLDRLAEALDVPPGFFGVGRPLARIDTVNAHFRSLRSARVSDRHKALATATLVWELTFALERYVKLPESDLPTLPAGTTPTEAAAALRRHWGLPDGPVKHLVATAESRGIVVAVRPLREIEAVDAFSVVIVDRPVIITTPRRSENVFRHRFSTAHEIGHLLLHGESGEYSAAVEKEADEFAAAFLTPAAAMDAALPQRLDLAALDRLGRTWGVSPKSLVRRMVERGRTTESSARRAYQRLAMIDDPLADPTSAYPGEMPSLLKKAAALAGDHGAGVPALAEALKLSPMQVRDLLGDADQRPVLRLVGAQG, encoded by the coding sequence ATGTCTGAGGACGGCCCGGGCCTGTTCGAGCTCCCGACTGGGAGGAGCGGCCGGTTCGAGCCGGCACGGCTGACCCAGGCGCGGGCGCGCCTCGGCGTCAGCAAGGCCGACCTGGCTTCATCCGTCGGCGTCTCGGCCGCGGCGATCGGCCAGTACGAGGCCGGCGTGAACTCGCCGCGCGCTGAGGTCCTGGACCGGCTGGCAGAGGCTCTTGACGTCCCTCCTGGATTCTTCGGCGTCGGCCGCCCGCTGGCGCGCATCGACACGGTGAACGCGCACTTCCGCAGCCTGAGGTCAGCCCGCGTGAGCGACCGCCACAAGGCGCTGGCCACCGCCACGTTGGTATGGGAGCTGACCTTCGCACTCGAGCGGTACGTCAAGCTGCCTGAGTCGGACCTCCCGACCCTCCCGGCGGGGACGACGCCGACCGAGGCGGCGGCGGCCCTGCGGCGGCACTGGGGTCTGCCGGACGGGCCCGTGAAACACCTGGTCGCGACGGCGGAGTCGCGCGGGATCGTCGTCGCTGTGCGTCCACTGCGCGAGATCGAAGCCGTCGACGCCTTCTCGGTGGTCATTGTCGATCGGCCGGTCATCATCACCACGCCGCGGCGCAGCGAGAACGTCTTCCGGCACAGGTTCTCGACCGCCCACGAGATCGGGCACCTGCTGCTGCACGGCGAGTCCGGCGAGTACAGCGCGGCGGTCGAGAAGGAGGCCGACGAGTTCGCCGCCGCGTTCCTGACGCCGGCGGCCGCCATGGACGCGGCGCTGCCGCAGCGGCTCGACCTGGCGGCCCTGGATCGGCTCGGGCGGACGTGGGGCGTCTCGCCGAAGTCTCTGGTGCGCCGGATGGTCGAGCGCGGGCGTACCACCGAGTCGTCGGCACGGCGGGCCTACCAGCGCCTTGCCATGATCGACGACCCGCTGGCCGACCCGACCAGCGCCTACCCGGGCGAGATGCCGTCGCTGCTGAAGAAGGCCGCGGCACTGGCGGGCGACCACGGCGCGGGAGTGCCCGCTCTCGCCGAGGCGCTCAAGCTCAGCCCCATGCAGGTGCGTGACCTGCTCGGCGATGCCGACCAGCGCCCGGTCCTACGCCTCGTCGGCGCCCAGGGCTGA
- a CDS encoding peptidoglycan DD-metalloendopeptidase family protein, whose translation MKKLLLAGLPVLIVFMALPFVVTLMVVMTTTAAAECRTQTSETAPTELGDLGVIDGPVGGPVKGTITMAQANIPRRSGLDGFRASMPRVLSTNPDFVSLNEASGWSLAQIEAAAPGYGAFRVADHTGDNNSMGNVVLWKRDTWSKANGGRVTLAVDDNTYYKGRPVTWDRFATWVILERADGAVVSVISTHHMTNPHKYPRQHGNPPLTRPQQYGAGMDILLQLRNSLATHGPVLIGGDMNTHASYIDLPWTAAAKMKAAGYGWHNHSVDFIFFPQHQGVQLEGGWDGTMVSDHHWIAARIAMNGAGPESAPTTAATSEGGVNAAHTTRTSAEPPSGDVLAQLMGLRFASSYPTLTTEQARNAITIAQVARDLQVPRYGLQIAIATAIQESKLVNLTGGDRDSSGLFQQRPSTGWGSRAEVTNPVLAARAFFGKAQHTGNPGLLDVPGWQDMPLTQAAQAVQRSGFPDAYAQWEDVAGDITDLLGGDLPDLPDVDGAVSNASNCEDTVNPITVGTLNILGAGHTDNQAGGGNEKAGYATWDKRLPGALSAIENAGVTIAGLQEVHGPQAKALNDRYSAKWGMYPATGNTQNKVIWDRGSWEMTDSRLVQIPYFNGKDVGMPVVQLTGAADSVNAGQVIWVWSIHNPANTQGNAAENRTEALRRQLATTTELAGTGTPAVILGDFNDGKDGNNSSHCALTPELSNAFGGSAEPCKKPEQDAPIDHIYGANLTWASAEVDNSTQANKIADHPLVTATTAGSSAGCAVATETNYNLGPVKPQLTQLVNILGPMFDIKTVGGYRESATDPHGHPAGLAADFMVPLTPAGKAQGDALVAYAQAHARELGIDYIIWYQRIWSAARADEGWRPMEDRGSATANHLDHPHINVLPNAQVSPVGLEGASCDEVVYPVPAEYIGTDKRNWHDTGPYWSNWHTGTDFSAPCGTTVYAAHAGTIEIDTSQSWAGSQLVKVTTGAGSLTTWYAHMQSVTVSRGQTVAAGEPIGQVGKEGNGSGCHLHFEVRLENGSIYGPDNVDPSTWLAENASNPTRSV comes from the coding sequence GTGAAGAAGCTACTCCTCGCCGGACTGCCGGTCCTGATCGTTTTCATGGCCCTGCCGTTCGTCGTGACCCTGATGGTGGTCATGACCACGACCGCGGCCGCCGAGTGCCGCACCCAGACCAGCGAGACCGCACCCACCGAGCTCGGCGACCTCGGTGTCATCGACGGCCCCGTGGGCGGCCCGGTCAAGGGCACGATCACCATGGCGCAGGCCAACATCCCGCGCCGCTCCGGTCTCGACGGCTTTCGGGCCTCCATGCCCCGTGTGCTGTCAACGAACCCCGACTTCGTGAGCCTCAACGAGGCCAGCGGCTGGAGCCTGGCGCAGATCGAGGCCGCCGCCCCCGGCTACGGAGCGTTCCGGGTCGCCGACCACACCGGCGACAACAACTCGATGGGCAACGTCGTGCTGTGGAAGCGCGACACCTGGTCCAAGGCCAACGGTGGCCGGGTCACCCTCGCCGTCGACGACAACACCTACTACAAGGGCCGCCCGGTCACCTGGGACCGGTTCGCCACCTGGGTGATCCTCGAGCGCGCCGACGGCGCCGTGGTGTCGGTGATCTCCACCCACCACATGACCAACCCGCACAAGTACCCCCGCCAGCACGGCAACCCGCCGCTGACCCGGCCCCAGCAGTACGGCGCCGGCATGGACATCCTGCTGCAGCTGCGGAACTCCCTAGCCACCCACGGCCCGGTGCTCATCGGCGGCGACATGAACACCCACGCCTCCTACATCGACCTCCCGTGGACGGCGGCCGCCAAGATGAAGGCCGCCGGCTACGGCTGGCACAACCACTCGGTCGACTTCATCTTCTTCCCCCAGCACCAGGGCGTGCAGCTCGAGGGCGGCTGGGACGGGACCATGGTCTCCGACCACCACTGGATCGCCGCCCGCATCGCCATGAACGGCGCCGGCCCCGAGAGCGCCCCCACGACCGCGGCCACCAGCGAAGGTGGGGTGAACGCCGCCCACACCACAAGGACGTCGGCCGAGCCCCCGTCCGGCGACGTGCTCGCCCAGCTGATGGGACTGCGGTTCGCCTCCAGCTACCCGACCCTGACCACCGAGCAGGCCCGCAACGCGATCACCATCGCCCAGGTCGCCCGCGACCTCCAGGTTCCCCGCTACGGGCTGCAGATCGCGATCGCCACCGCGATCCAGGAGTCCAAGCTGGTCAACCTCACCGGCGGCGACCGCGACTCCAGTGGCCTGTTCCAGCAGCGTCCCTCGACCGGCTGGGGGAGCCGTGCTGAGGTGACCAACCCGGTGCTCGCCGCGCGTGCCTTCTTCGGCAAGGCCCAGCACACCGGCAACCCCGGACTGCTCGACGTCCCCGGCTGGCAGGACATGCCGCTGACGCAGGCGGCCCAGGCCGTGCAGCGGTCGGGCTTTCCCGACGCCTACGCCCAGTGGGAGGACGTCGCCGGCGACATCACCGACCTCCTCGGCGGCGACCTACCCGACCTGCCAGACGTCGACGGCGCGGTCTCGAACGCGAGCAATTGCGAGGACACCGTCAACCCGATCACCGTCGGGACCCTGAACATCCTGGGCGCCGGCCACACCGACAACCAAGCGGGTGGCGGCAACGAGAAGGCCGGGTACGCCACCTGGGACAAGCGGCTGCCCGGGGCACTCAGCGCGATCGAGAACGCCGGCGTCACCATCGCCGGCCTCCAGGAGGTCCACGGCCCCCAGGCCAAAGCTCTGAATGACCGCTATTCGGCCAAGTGGGGCATGTACCCGGCCACGGGCAACACCCAGAACAAGGTGATCTGGGACCGCGGCAGCTGGGAGATGACCGACTCACGCCTCGTCCAGATCCCGTACTTCAACGGCAAGGACGTCGGGATGCCGGTCGTCCAGCTGACGGGTGCGGCCGACAGCGTCAACGCCGGGCAGGTCATCTGGGTCTGGAGCATCCACAACCCCGCCAACACGCAAGGGAACGCCGCCGAGAACCGCACGGAGGCGCTGCGCCGCCAGCTGGCCACCACGACCGAGCTCGCCGGCACCGGCACCCCGGCGGTGATCCTGGGCGACTTCAACGACGGCAAGGACGGCAACAACTCCTCACACTGCGCGCTGACCCCTGAACTGAGCAACGCCTTCGGCGGATCGGCCGAGCCCTGCAAGAAGCCCGAGCAGGACGCGCCGATCGACCACATCTACGGCGCCAACCTCACCTGGGCCAGCGCCGAGGTCGACAACAGCACCCAGGCCAACAAGATCGCTGACCACCCGCTGGTGACCGCCACCACCGCCGGCAGCAGCGCGGGCTGCGCGGTCGCGACCGAGACCAACTACAACCTCGGCCCGGTCAAGCCGCAGCTGACGCAGCTGGTCAACATCCTCGGCCCGATGTTCGACATCAAGACCGTCGGCGGCTACCGCGAGAGCGCCACCGACCCGCACGGTCACCCCGCCGGGCTGGCGGCCGACTTCATGGTCCCGCTGACTCCCGCCGGCAAGGCCCAGGGGGACGCGCTCGTGGCGTACGCCCAGGCCCACGCCCGCGAGCTCGGGATCGACTACATCATCTGGTACCAGCGCATCTGGTCGGCCGCGCGAGCCGACGAGGGCTGGCGGCCGATGGAGGACCGAGGCTCGGCCACCGCGAACCACCTCGACCACCCGCACATCAACGTGCTCCCCAACGCCCAGGTCTCCCCGGTCGGCCTCGAGGGCGCGTCCTGCGACGAGGTGGTCTACCCGGTGCCGGCGGAGTACATCGGCACCGACAAGCGCAACTGGCACGACACCGGCCCCTACTGGAGCAACTGGCACACCGGAACCGACTTCTCCGCCCCGTGCGGCACGACCGTCTACGCCGCCCACGCCGGCACCATCGAGATCGACACCAGCCAGAGCTGGGCTGGCTCGCAGCTGGTCAAGGTCACCACCGGCGCCGGCTCTCTGACCACCTGGTACGCGCACATGCAGAGCGTCACCGTCAGCCGCGGCCAGACCGTCGCTGCCGGCGAGCCGATCGGCCAGGTCGGCAAGGAGGGCAACGGGAGCGGCTGCCACCTCCACTTCGAGGTCCGCCTCGAGAACGGCTCCATCTACGGACCCGACAACGTCGACCCCTCGACCTGGCTGGCTGAAAACGCCTCGAACCCGACCCGGTCTGTGTGA